The following proteins are co-located in the Geothermobacter ehrlichii genome:
- a CDS encoding P-II family nitrogen regulator — protein MKEIRAYIKRHKLSDVTRALRKVPGLTGMTVIETRGSV, from the coding sequence ATGAAAGAGATTCGTGCCTACATCAAGCGACACAAGCTGTCCGACGTGACCCGGGCCCTGCGCAAGGTGCCGGGGCTGACCGGAATGACCGTCATCGAAACCCGGGGGTCGGTGTAG
- a CDS encoding putative periplasmic lipoprotein, with the protein MKRWKPLFLAMALMTLSGCAALRQPPASRTIPPVRILNSGPVTIHKITLIEEDGGLVVVGKLRKLQDFRLPGHVDIQVCSPDGASELVRGKVRMQASKRRGVRESSFRGRLMVPPSSDALLQVRYHAAGDETGHAIRCP; encoded by the coding sequence ATGAAAAGATGGAAACCGCTGTTTCTGGCAATGGCCCTGATGACGTTGAGCGGCTGTGCTGCCCTCCGGCAGCCTCCCGCCTCTCGGACGATTCCGCCGGTCAGAATCCTGAATTCCGGCCCGGTAACAATCCACAAGATCACTCTCATCGAGGAAGATGGCGGTCTCGTGGTTGTCGGCAAGCTGCGGAAGTTACAGGATTTCAGACTGCCGGGGCATGTCGACATCCAGGTCTGCTCTCCTGACGGCGCGAGCGAGCTGGTCCGGGGCAAAGTACGGATGCAGGCCAGCAAGCGGCGGGGCGTCCGGGAGAGCTCCTTCCGAGGACGCCTGATGGTTCCGCCGTCATCGGACGCATTGCTCCAGGTGCGCTATCATGCTGCCGGAGACGAAACCGGACATGCCATCCGGTGCCCATGA
- a CDS encoding P-II family nitrogen regulator: protein MEILCCDALVEEVVSLIEKAAHTGLKGDGKIYVSTIDMAVRISTGERGGGAV from the coding sequence CTGGAGATCCTCTGCTGCGACGCCCTGGTCGAAGAGGTCGTCTCGCTGATCGAAAAGGCCGCCCACACAGGGCTCAAGGGAGACGGTAAAATCTATGTGAGCACCATCGACATGGCGGTGCGCATCAGCACCGGCGAACGCGGCGGAGGAGCTGTCTGA